A region of the Lachancea thermotolerans CBS 6340 chromosome E complete sequence genome:
AACGCTGACGTGCTGAAAGAGCTACCAGATCATCACTTCGAGAAAACGGAAAGGATGCTGCTTCGAGGCAAGCGAGCTACGAGTTGGGTGTGCAATCATAACGATAAAATAATAATTATAATGACaataataataataataataataataGTAATAGTAATAATAAGTGACGggaagaaggccaaaatgaaaacaatTAATAACACAAACCTTTcgaaacaaagaaaaaataCACTGCAACAATGAATATTAGGCGAATATAAATCCGTTACTGCCTCTTTCTAGTCTGTCAATCGTCTCAGACTTGCTCTTGTCGAACGCGTCGTTTCCCTGGACTAGAAATTGTGGGTGAACTTGGGCCCCGTACCCAAGCGCAGCTGACACCGGGTCAGTCGCTTGAGAAGACGTGCTATACGTAGTTGATTGGGAAGCTGAGTAGCTTGGGGAGTAGCTGAAAGTGCTTGTTGAACTGGAGTTTGAGGGAGCGCCAACATACTCCAAGTTTGAGACACCGGGAAGCAACACGGTCGAAGAACCCCCTGTCGCATCGTGTACAGAATTAGCGTAATGTGCCGGAGAAGATGGCTTGTAGCTGCAGCCACCGTTCAACAAATCCCAATTCCCAGAATATCCATAAGAGACCGGCATTGCGGGTTGACGATTATATGGCAAGTTGGTAGTTGAAAGCGCATTCTGGTTTGAAAGCTGCTGGCGGTGCTGCGCGGATGACGCAAACGCCTGTTGCATGACTGCGGCTTGTTTCGCACTCCTGCCCCAGGAGAGCCTGATCCTCGAGTTGCCGATTGGATATCCTTGCATCTTCGCGATGGCGGTTTCAGCGGAAATGCGATCCACGTACTGCACGAACCCACAGCCCTTACCGACTGGAATTTTCACGTAGACAATTGATCCAAAAGGTTGAAAATAAGCACGTAGTTCATCTTCAGAGACAAGCGAGGACAGACCCCCAATAAATACTGTCGTATTGTTAGGATCGGTGTACTGAGTAAGAGTGGGCTGTTGCTGCACTGGGTATATGAACTGCGATTGCACATTTCCATTGTTAAAAGCTGGAGCACGCGCTTGCTGCTGAACATaaggctgttgttgctgcatATaaggctgctgctgctgttgaagcGGCTGCTGAAACTTTGATCTGTTTTTGGACGTTGTGCTCACGCGAACTGCCCTACCGTTCAAGAAAACGCCCTGCATTTCAAGTAGCGCTCTTTGCTGCTCCGATTCCTGCCCAAACTTGACGAAACCATAGCCCTTAGAGACACCTGTCATTTGGTCGAACACAATCTTGGCATTCAAGGTGGAGGCATACCGGGAtatgaaaagttcaaagagctgcGCTTCACTGACATTGGGCGCAATATCACCCACAAATACAGAGTGTTCGTTTCCAGGGGCTGTAGCAAAGGACGCCCAGTTGAGTTTGAGGTATCTGTTTCTTGCATTAGGTATCAAAAGCCCATTTTTAAGAAGTGCGTTCGACGCATTGAGGTGGGATGGAAACTCCACGAAGCAGTAGCCTGAACTACCTCCGGTGGAGCCTGAATTACGAATCAGTTTAACCTGAACATTAGGCTCACCCAAGTTGGCCCAAACTGCACGGATAGCATTTTCGTCCCAGCTGGGGTCCAGATCGCCCATGTACAGCGAATTTGAGCGGGAGGCAGATTGCTCCGCAGGTGATGAATGTGATTGTGTATGATGGATTGATTGCTGGGGTGCGTAATCACCCCGGCTGCTGCCGTAATTGAAAGAATTCAGCGAAGAACCGAACGACATTTGAACCTGCAAATGCACACTTGGAGATTAAAAGGGGGATTGTTAACAGAATTCGGGGAAAAGCTCGCAATGAAACTGATTTTGGTGGAGATGGAGCGGAGAAAAGGTTAAAGGAGTATCAAAAGAACGAAGTAACGTCTGACAAGAGACACAGAAATGGAATAAAACAGAAAGAAGTCCGCGTAGCTCAAAGTAACCTTGCAAGTAAATGGATTTTTAAATTTGTGATCAAAATTTCCCTGCCTTTCTTAACCACTTTTGCGGAGTCAAAATAGAGCTGAAACGTTAAAAACAGAAGTGTGACTAACCAcgcttcaacaaaacttCTTCCACAGGTTATGGCGAACAAAGTTGCTGGAGAATACAATTGAGGTATCAATTGATCTCAAAATCCTAGATTTCAGATGTAAAACAGCTCTTGCCTCGATATTGCTCGATGGCTAAGAGTCTGTTGTATGGAAATGAGGCGTTTAACGCACACGCAGTTAATAGACAGTCTTTTTGGAACAAACCCAGCCTTTTGACAACTGACTGACTGCGTAAACGCTTAGTTTTGACCTTGTTTACCTTCAACTTGGtttgttttcttgtgtTGAAGATCTCAGGGGGAATGagtttttttcaatttccttTATATACACTGCTATATCGTCTGAACCACGAGCATGCAAGTAATTAAGTTGTCGCTAGCTGATAACTAAAACGCTCGTAGCGCGCAGCAGGGCAACTTATATCTGCGAACCTTGACGTCCCCAGGCCCGAACACAAGTATCCCATTTTAGCTTTCCACGCCTTTGGGAAGAATCTCAGCCAACTGTACAAATTTTATAGATCACAGCTACAGCGGCACTTGTGGTCTTTAGGCGCAGGCATCTTGCAAGCTTTTTATATCTCCCATCGTTCccttcaaagacttggCTACTCTGCCGCACTCGCCGCCGTCGGCTATAACGTTTTCTACATTCTCCAATACTCTGTCGTAGAAGTGCTCCAGCAAGACCTCACGCCGTGTAGCATAGTCTTGGAAAGACGTGTTGTTcaattcttcaagcttggAGTGTGATGCTGTTTTCTcgtttttcagctcttttacaaagagcttcagatGTTGGTATGGTTGAGGCAGTGCAGGGATAAGATACTTATCGTATGCTGAAGGTCCATGGGGCAGCTCGCCAGAAGATGGGTCTGGCTTCGGTTCGAGACAGCCACACTTCACAAACTCCAGAAGCGTTTCGAGATTAGCTTGTAGGGACCGCTTCGCCTTGGTGCTGTTCATACTGACGACGCTCGAGGTTTTCACACCCATGCTTACTGATttgctgctctttttcgagCCAGGAGCTTCAAGCGACCATCCTAGTACGCTGAACATGCCTTTCAGCATCTTGACCCACGAATTGCGAACGAGTTCATCACCACAGTAGCGGACTGCGCACTGTAAAAATTTCCCCGAGTCGCGTTGGACTGCAGGAACAATGTGTGTCatgctgctgttgatgaACAGAACTAGTGCCCGACTATGCAACCTCAAAACATTTTGATCATATTGCCCTATTTCTTCCAATAGCTCAAGCAGGGCCGACCTTACCTGAATATCTTGGTCGCAAATCAACGGGTAACAGCTGTTCAGAAGAGGCGTCATACATTTCGCAGTTATAATTCTCGGCACCATATGTTTGAAGTGCACTAAGGTCTCTTTCCTGGTTACTGCACTATGGTGCTTACATAAAGACAAGCGCCTTAGAATGTCTGCCTCCAGTCTTTCATCGCCGGAATCCTCGCGGTTACCAGCTGACTTCAGTTTCTGTTGATTCGGCAGCGAGATTGTCCTCGCTGTAAACGCAGTGCTGGTGACGTTACTCGCTTGCTGTTTTGGTTTTCCAACCttaagcttcttcttttggaagtCCTGCTGCTTCAgggtcttctttttggccatgACTTACACTGTAGCTTGCTTTTTGCGTATTATAtgcgatgcgatgagctgtGCGAAGAACATAAAGTTGGTCTACAATTTTTCACCACTCGCAGATATGTAAAAGCTTTAAAGCTGAATAAGAACTAGAACAAAATCTACTGTCGGCACATAGGTCACACAGGATACTAAGTATGAGCTCTAGAGCACTAAGGAGATTAGAAGAAAATGACTTAGAGAAAACGCTGGCGAAATTGGCGCCTTCCACCCAAAAGCAAGAACCCTCCGCAAAAACTAGTAGCGTAAAGGCTCCTAAACAAATCAACCTATTCGCGCTGATGGGACAAGATGAAGGCGACGACTCAGAAGATAGCGAGGCCTCTAATGCTGAGGACAGGCCCATACCTGCTTCAATTAACGACAAACCTGCTCAAAAGCCTGTTCAAGTTCTTACAAAGTCtcagaggaagaagaataaGAAGAATAAAAAATCAAAGCAGAAGCCGAAGCCCGCAGCTGATTTGAGCGAAACAGAAAACGGTAACGGGGAGAGTGATGAGGAGCTTGACCGCATGattcttcaatttcagaaaaaggaTTTGGAACAGAGAAGATCCGTAGATCCTGGGCTTACGGCGTCTGACGAATCAGACTATGACACAGCTTTTGAGGATGAGGATGCGAGCCACTTGAAAGGCCCAGCAGACGTGAAGACTGATCCTGGCTTTACAAACTTTACAAGCTTTTCCGAGAtcattaaaatttttggcgACATAGATATGAAAAATCTCAACCCCGACAACGAGTACAAGCTACTGTTTGGGGACTTGTCTCCTGAATCGCTGGCAGATGTGGATTCTATGACCTCAACACATGTGTCACCCCAGGTCATGAAACAGATTGAAAGGCTCAAGCATATGGTTCGTAATTGGGGTGGTAGAGACCATAAAACAGTTCCAAATGGTTCAACAACCCGGCGCCTAGCTTTCACAAAAATAAGAGAGGACTGGATCCCAACTCCTAGGGGTGAATATACTATCACGCAGCTAAGCCAAGATGAAGTCGTGGAATGGCAGTCTTGGCTGAGATCGCAAGATTGGATGGATGAGGTTAGAAAAACCGCCCACAAATGGAAGGATGCGGGTATGAACTTTTACAAGTTTGAGCCATCGAATACGGAAACTAATCGAAAGGCCATGACAGAGTTTTATATGAGTGTTGTGTTGCACCCTGACCACGAAGCGCTCATTCATCTAatatcttcaaagttccCTTACCATGTACCTGCTTTGCTTCAAGTTGCATTAATCTTGGTAAGGCAGGGTGATAAAGCAAACAGTAATGGGTTAGTTGAAAGAGcgctttttgtctttgaccGTGCCTTGCGGTCTCACATATCTTTCAATGGACTATCATGCCAGCTTCCCTACatttatttcttcaaccGGCAGTTTTACTTCGCAATTTTCAGGTATGTGCAGATCCTCTCTCAAAGAGGTGTTGTGTCCACCGCCAGCGAATGGTGCAAGGTCTTATGGTCTTTGTCACCATTAGAAGACCCTTTGGGATGCAGATATTTCATTGATCATTACTTGCTTCTCAACAAAGAATATTCCTATATGGCCAACCTTGCAAGCTCGCCTTTGGTCAACACTTACATGCAATGGTATACCCTTGGTCTCTCTTTGGGCTTTGTGTTatcgtttttgaagttggacATGGTTGAAAAAGCCAAGACTGAGCTGAGAAAAGCCTTTACATATCatgcagcttctttgtcGACTATATTCAAGGAAGTTGCGCTTGGGGATGCTAACTTGTTAAACGGCCTAGATTTCCCAGAACCTTGCTCTGAGATTGAGCTAGAATCAAAAGCGTATCTCATCAGAATGAAGGCTATCTGGGGTGGGGTCGAGATCAAATTCCTGCATGATGAAATACTGAATATTCTGTCCGAATACAAGGCAGGGAAAATACAGTTGGAGTGTACTGCCCCGATCGAAACACAAAACGAACTTTTCCTTGGGGACATTCCAATCAATTTGTTGCGTTTTGCAGTTCTTTCGCAAGAGTCTCCCTTAATGGCTTGCAttcctcaagaaatttgGTCCGAAAGAGATGTTTATGAGTTCGATGTTCTTCCCCCACTACCTCACGACCGCGAATCAGAAGACTTAGTTGAAACTGTCAAGACCTTTGTGAGTGAAAGCGACTTATCAATGTCACAAATGGAAGTAATGCAAGATGAAAACATGCTAAACCAAATCAGACAGTTGTCGCTAGAGCAGTttttacaagaaaacccTAATGCCGACCTTGGTGATTGAAATGATACTTTTTAATGATACATACGTTTAAGAAATACTTCTACGTTATATAAATCCCTGCATTTATCGACAATTATTCGCTGTCCCTTCAATATATTTAAACGGTGTAAACCACTAGTCATGGAACTGATTATCGTCTTCAtgctttttgataatttcCTTGTCATCGGTGCTAGATGGCTCATTAGCAGAAGCTGATGTCGATAGTTTCTTTTTGCTCCCATCTGGCAATACCATGCTTGATTCGGAAGATGGCACTAAAAATGCAACCGAGTTTCCGCCATCAGATGTGCTCCGGTTACTGGTATGTGAGCTATTCATCGGGGGCCGCGACGAAAATGctgtttttcttgctctatgcctttgattttgagatctCGAGGGGGGCTTATGGATCATTCCTGGCTTGTTAAAGTATAACTTGCTAGCAGATTGAGGATTGTGCATTTGTAACGGAGCACCTGGGGGAGCAGAAGTAGCTTGGATAGAGGGGAATCCTCTAACATAACCGTGCACGTTCCCCCATCGCTGAAAACCAGGTGAAGACTGGTAGTAAGGGTTTATAGGGTAGTTTTTTGCCGATGCTGGCACAACCTGCTTGGCACCATACTGTGTCACCCCAATATAGGGGCTGGTTGGTGCCACGGGCGTCATCAGGAAGCTAGGCGTGAATGGGTTGGCCGCCGGGGGAAGATAAGCGCCCCCCGGGAATCCTTCATACAGTG
Encoded here:
- the NAM8 gene encoding Nam8p (similar to uniprot|Q00539 Saccharomyces cerevisiae YHR086W NAM8 RNA binding protein component of the U1 snRNP protein mutants are defective in meiotic recombination and in formation of viable spores involved in the formation of DSBs through meiosis-specific splicing of MER2 pre-mRNA); its protein translation is MSFGSSLNSFNYGSSRGDYAPQQSIHHTQSHSSPAEQSASRSNSLYMGDLDPSWDENAIRAVWANLGEPNVQVKLIRNSGSTGGSSGYCFVEFPSHLNASNALLKNGLLIPNARNRYLKLNWASFATAPGNEHSVFVGDIAPNVSEAQLFELFISRYASTLNAKIVFDQMTGVSKGYGFVKFGQESEQQRALLEMQGVFLNGRAVRVSTTSKNRSKFQQPLQQQQQPYMQQQQPYVQQQARAPAFNNGNVQSQFIYPVQQQPTLTQYTDPNNTTVFIGGLSSLVSEDELRAYFQPFGSIVYVKIPVGKGCGFVQYVDRISAETAIAKMQGYPIGNSRIRLSWGRSAKQAAVMQQAFASSAQHRQQLSNQNALSTTNLPYNRQPAMPVSYGYSGNWDLLNGGCSYKPSSPAHYANSVHDATGGSSTVLLPGVSNLEYVGAPSNSSSTSTFSYSPSYSASQSTTYSTSSQATDPVSAALGYGAQVHPQFLVQGNDAFDKSKSETIDRLERGSNGFIFA
- the IPI1 gene encoding Ipi1p (similar to uniprot|P38803 Saccharomyces cerevisiae YHR085W IPI1 Protein of unknown function essential for viability may be involved in rRNA processing) codes for the protein MAKKKTLKQQDFQKKKLKVGKPKQQASNVTSTAFTARTISLPNQQKLKSAGNREDSGDERLEADILRRLSLCKHHSAVTRKETLVHFKHMVPRIITAKCMTPLLNSCYPLICDQDIQVRSALLELLEEIGQYDQNVLRLHSRALVLFINSSMTHIVPAVQRDSGKFLQCAVRYCGDELVRNSWVKMLKGMFSVLGWSLEAPGSKKSSKSVSMGVKTSSVVSMNSTKAKRSLQANLETLLEFVKCGCLEPKPDPSSGELPHGPSAYDKYLIPALPQPYQHLKLFVKELKNEKTASHSKLEELNNTSFQDYATRREVLLEHFYDRVLENVENVIADGGECGRVAKSLKGTMGDIKSLQDACA
- the RQC1 gene encoding Rqc1p (similar to uniprot|Q05468 Saccharomyces cerevisiae YDR333C Hypothetical ORF), which codes for MSSRALRRLEENDLEKTLAKLAPSTQKQEPSAKTSSVKAPKQINLFALMGQDEGDDSEDSEASNAEDRPIPASINDKPAQKPVQVLTKSQRKKNKKNKKSKQKPKPAADLSETENGNGESDEELDRMILQFQKKDLEQRRSVDPGLTASDESDYDTAFEDEDASHLKGPADVKTDPGFTNFTSFSEIIKIFGDIDMKNLNPDNEYKLLFGDLSPESLADVDSMTSTHVSPQVMKQIERLKHMVRNWGGRDHKTVPNGSTTRRLAFTKIREDWIPTPRGEYTITQLSQDEVVEWQSWLRSQDWMDEVRKTAHKWKDAGMNFYKFEPSNTETNRKAMTEFYMSVVLHPDHEALIHLISSKFPYHVPALLQVALILVRQGDKANSNGLVERALFVFDRALRSHISFNGLSCQLPYIYFFNRQFYFAIFRYVQILSQRGVVSTASEWCKVLWSLSPLEDPLGCRYFIDHYLLLNKEYSYMANLASSPLVNTYMQWYTLGLSLGFVLSFLKLDMVEKAKTELRKAFTYHAASLSTIFKEVALGDANLLNGLDFPEPCSEIELESKAYLIRMKAIWGGVEIKFLHDEILNILSEYKAGKIQLECTAPIETQNELFLGDIPINLLRFAVLSQESPLMACIPQEIWSERDVYEFDVLPPLPHDRESEDLVETVKTFVSESDLSMSQMEVMQDENMLNQIRQLSLEQFLQENPNADLGD